A genomic window from Planctomycetota bacterium includes:
- a CDS encoding TIM barrel protein, giving the protein MRTACLLFGSGVMAWAFAAAAAGEAAESGKGLTNPFFPYCATLPDAKLTELGYATIKNIYTGFNVDKDPPYAANLKDQIRSIKGTDTVFWLTVSGNRAKIEEEDAKAVEILRDLGAVAEEAGVRISIYPHTGNYIATAREGARLVKKVAHKAVGLTINLCHELMNDQGPELDKILEEVAPYLFVVTVNGADKKEKGQSMGWDRLIQPLGKGDFDVYGYLKKTKAVGFRGPVGLQCYGLKGDPLVFLTQSATAWKEYSERLAAEEAQAK; this is encoded by the coding sequence ATGAGGACGGCGTGTCTACTCTTCGGCTCGGGCGTGATGGCGTGGGCATTCGCGGCGGCCGCGGCGGGCGAGGCCGCCGAAAGCGGCAAGGGGCTGACGAACCCGTTCTTCCCCTACTGCGCCACGCTGCCCGACGCGAAGCTCACGGAGCTCGGCTACGCGACCATCAAGAACATCTACACAGGCTTCAACGTGGACAAGGATCCGCCCTACGCCGCCAACCTGAAGGACCAGATTCGCAGCATCAAGGGCACCGACACCGTCTTCTGGCTCACCGTGAGCGGCAACCGCGCGAAGATCGAGGAAGAGGATGCCAAGGCCGTCGAGATTCTCCGCGACCTGGGCGCCGTGGCCGAAGAGGCGGGCGTCCGCATCTCCATCTATCCGCACACCGGCAACTACATCGCCACGGCCCGCGAGGGCGCGAGGCTCGTCAAGAAGGTCGCCCACAAAGCCGTCGGCCTCACCATCAACCTCTGCCACGAGCTGATGAACGACCAGGGGCCGGAACTCGACAAGATTCTCGAAGAGGTCGCGCCCTACCTCTTCGTCGTCACAGTCAACGGCGCCGACAAGAAGGAGAAGGGCCAGAGCATGGGCTGGGACCGGCTCATCCAGCCTCTGGGCAAGGGCGACTTCGACGTCTATGGCTACCTGAAGAAGACCAAGGCCGTGGGCTTCAGGGGCCCCGTCGGGCTTCAGTGCTACGGCCTCAAGGGCGACCCGCTCGTCTTCCTCACCCAGTCGGCCACGGCGTGGAAGGAGTACTCCGAGCGTCTCGCCGCCGAGGAAGCCCAGGCGAAGTAA
- a CDS encoding twin-arginine translocation signal domain-containing protein yields the protein MPGDLSRRDFVKGSVAGAALAAGAGALGAAAPTAPAGDALPKGKIGKMEISRILLGGNLLTHFTHSRDLRYVYALAARYNTPEKIIETMAVAEANGINTLVIHTVPAALKLLEQHRKNGGKMQWIICSTAPIEDVNKYSQSVQQLVDMGTDAIYVWGVHADGLAGAKVGVLAKAVEIIKASGALCGVGAHQLAVVQACEKEKIPNDFYIKTLHHHNYPSAKLNHDSSWCSNPEETIQTMEAVEKPWIAFKVMAAGAIPPENAFRYVFEGGADFSLAGMFDFEIAEDVAIARRVLAGIKDRKRPWRG from the coding sequence ATGCCTGGCGATCTCAGCCGACGTGACTTCGTGAAGGGTTCGGTCGCTGGCGCGGCGTTGGCGGCTGGGGCGGGCGCGCTCGGAGCGGCCGCGCCCACGGCCCCCGCGGGCGACGCGCTGCCGAAGGGCAAGATCGGCAAGATGGAGATCAGCCGCATCCTCCTCGGCGGCAACCTGCTCACCCACTTCACCCACAGCCGCGACCTGCGCTACGTCTACGCCCTCGCCGCACGCTACAACACCCCCGAGAAGATCATCGAGACCATGGCCGTCGCCGAGGCCAACGGCATCAACACCCTCGTCATCCACACCGTGCCCGCCGCCCTCAAGCTCCTCGAACAACACCGCAAGAACGGCGGCAAGATGCAGTGGATCATCTGCTCCACCGCGCCCATCGAGGACGTGAACAAGTACAGCCAGTCCGTTCAGCAACTCGTGGACATGGGCACCGACGCGATCTACGTGTGGGGCGTTCACGCCGACGGCCTCGCGGGCGCCAAGGTGGGCGTCCTGGCCAAGGCCGTCGAGATCATCAAGGCCAGCGGCGCCCTGTGCGGCGTCGGCGCGCACCAGCTCGCCGTCGTCCAGGCCTGCGAGAAAGAGAAGATCCCCAACGACTTCTACATCAAGACCCTGCACCACCACAACTACCCCAGCGCCAAGCTGAACCACGACTCGAGCTGGTGCTCGAACCCCGAGGAGACGATCCAGACGATGGAGGCGGTGGAGAAGCCGTGGATCGCCTTCAAGGTGATGGCCGCCGGCGCGATCCCGCCCGAGAACGCCTTCCGCTACGTGTTCGAGGGGGGCGCCGACTTCAGCCTGGCCGGCATGTTCGACTTCGAGATCGCCGAGGATGTGGCAATCGCCAGGCGCGTGCTGGCCGGCATCAAGGACCGCAAGAGGCCGTGGAGGGGATAG
- a CDS encoding Gfo/Idh/MocA family oxidoreductase, which produces MKRREFLEAGAAGAGLVLLGAHAAESGKAPSDALHVALVGAGDQGRVLINSTLPIPGVRFQAICDAWPYRRQGTKYYLSVYKHKANDYADYREMLDKEKGLDAVLVATPDDVHAEQAVACLKAGLHVYCECPMANTVESARAMARAARETGRLLQIGYQRRSNPRYIHALDKLLREAKLPGRLTHLNAQWCQPVADDLGWPKAAAMGDAELKPFGYASMHELRNWRHFRKHSAGLFAGLLGHALDVANWFLGAPPKSILAAGGTDFYKGREWPDNVMAVMDYETPDGVIRAAYQVLTTTTAGGVAAFEQFMGTEGSLRISEFPRWTKLFHEAHAPDWDKWARLNYVVKEPLPAPEKKEIEEGKPEDPNVVKSRETGLVLSYDLPVVLDKLPHQPHLENFLDAVRGKAKLTCPAEAAFPATVAALKVNEAIEAKRLVVLSPADYAT; this is translated from the coding sequence GTGAAACGCAGGGAGTTCCTCGAGGCCGGCGCCGCCGGAGCGGGTCTTGTGCTCCTCGGCGCCCACGCCGCCGAGTCGGGCAAGGCGCCCTCCGATGCCCTCCACGTCGCCCTCGTCGGCGCGGGCGACCAGGGGCGCGTGCTCATCAACTCCACGCTGCCCATCCCGGGCGTCCGCTTTCAGGCCATCTGCGATGCCTGGCCCTATCGCCGCCAGGGCACGAAGTACTACCTCAGCGTCTACAAGCACAAGGCCAACGACTACGCCGATTATCGCGAGATGCTCGACAAAGAGAAGGGCCTCGACGCCGTCCTCGTCGCCACGCCCGACGACGTCCACGCCGAGCAGGCCGTCGCCTGCCTCAAAGCCGGGCTGCACGTCTACTGCGAATGCCCGATGGCGAACACCGTCGAGAGCGCCCGCGCGATGGCCCGGGCGGCCAGGGAGACGGGCCGCCTCCTCCAGATCGGCTATCAGCGCCGCAGCAACCCCCGCTACATCCACGCCCTCGACAAACTGCTCCGTGAGGCGAAACTCCCGGGGCGCCTCACCCACCTCAACGCCCAGTGGTGTCAGCCGGTCGCCGACGACCTCGGCTGGCCCAAGGCCGCCGCGATGGGCGATGCCGAGCTCAAGCCGTTCGGCTACGCCAGCATGCACGAGCTGCGCAACTGGCGGCACTTCCGCAAGCACTCCGCCGGCCTCTTCGCCGGCCTCCTCGGCCACGCGCTCGATGTCGCCAACTGGTTCCTCGGCGCGCCCCCCAAGAGCATCCTCGCAGCAGGCGGCACCGACTTCTACAAAGGCCGCGAGTGGCCCGACAACGTGATGGCCGTGATGGACTACGAGACGCCCGATGGAGTCATCCGCGCCGCCTACCAGGTGCTCACCACCACCACGGCCGGCGGCGTGGCCGCTTTCGAGCAGTTCATGGGCACTGAAGGCTCCCTGCGCATCTCCGAGTTCCCCAGGTGGACCAAGCTCTTCCACGAAGCCCACGCGCCCGACTGGGACAAGTGGGCCCGCCTCAACTACGTGGTCAAGGAGCCGCTGCCCGCGCCCGAGAAGAAGGAGATCGAGGAGGGCAAGCCCGAGGACCCCAACGTCGTGAAAAGCCGCGAGACGGGCCTGGTCTTGAGCTATGACCTGCCCGTCGTCCTCGACAAGCTGCCCCACCAGCCGCACCTGGAGAACTTCCTCGACGCCGTCCGCGGCAAGGCCAAGCTCACCTGCCCCGCCGAAGCCGCCTTCCCCGCCACCGTCGCCGCCCTCAAGGTGAACGAGGCCATCGAGGCGAAACGCCTGGTCGTCCTATCCCCCGCGGATTACGCTACCTGA
- a CDS encoding FAD:protein FMN transferase, with product MRTTLTHDAMATTFRMVIADEEAAYARQAAAEAFAELDRVEARLSRFAEGSDIWRINRLRVGEATFVHHDTLECIRIAEQVRCDTADAFDIAYAGRSEGVTPRGRARSRKHPACGPTTGGAFVATPMRSGAAPPLIEFDGEAHTVRVLAEGVHLDLGGIGKGFALDRMATLLREWGIGSALLCASTSTLLALDAPSDEEGWAAELGPGDAPQRLVLANQALGASGLGVKGSHIIDPRTGRPAEGRLRAWAIAPSAAVADALSTAFMVMGDEEIRSCCRRSGASARLLCPPTGICTTIP from the coding sequence ATGCGCACCACCCTTACCCACGACGCGATGGCGACGACCTTCCGGATGGTCATCGCCGATGAGGAGGCGGCCTATGCCCGTCAGGCGGCGGCCGAGGCATTCGCCGAGTTGGACCGCGTCGAGGCCCGCCTGAGCCGCTTCGCCGAGGGCAGCGACATCTGGCGCATCAACCGTCTGCGTGTTGGCGAGGCTACGTTCGTCCATCACGACACCCTCGAGTGCATCCGCATCGCCGAACAGGTCCGCTGCGACACCGCCGACGCCTTCGACATCGCCTATGCTGGCAGGTCAGAAGGGGTCACGCCCCGCGGGCGCGCCCGTAGCCGCAAGCATCCCGCTTGCGGGCCGACGACAGGCGGGGCGTTTGTCGCCACGCCCATGCGCAGCGGCGCAGCACCCCCACTGATCGAGTTCGACGGGGAGGCTCATACCGTTCGCGTCCTCGCCGAGGGCGTTCACCTGGACCTCGGCGGCATTGGCAAGGGCTTCGCCCTCGACCGCATGGCCACGCTGCTCCGCGAGTGGGGGATTGGCTCGGCGCTGCTCTGCGCCAGCACGAGTACGCTTCTCGCGCTCGACGCCCCGTCCGACGAGGAAGGCTGGGCCGCGGAACTCGGCCCCGGCGATGCCCCGCAGCGCCTCGTGCTCGCGAACCAGGCCCTTGGCGCCTCGGGCCTTGGGGTCAAGGGCAGCCACATCATTGACCCGCGCACCGGCCGCCCCGCCGAGGGCCGCCTCCGCGCCTGGGCCATCGCTCCCAGCGCTGCTGTCGCCGATGCCCTCTCCACCGCCTTCATGGTGATGGGCGACGAGGAGATTCGCTCATGCTGCCGCCGCTCCGGTGCTTCGGCACGCCTGCTCTGCCCCCCAACGGGCATCTGTACAACGATACCGTGA
- a CDS encoding Gfo/Idh/MocA family oxidoreductase, with amino-acid sequence MQARFSRRQWLGRVAGAAGACAVRRLTILAADAPNSKLGTALIGCGGRGRAHLPIAAQERLVALVDADEKQAASTLKWIASYAEKNKLTDFKPESVKLFTDYRQLFDKMGRDLDAVFIATPDHHHALPCTLAVKAGVHVYCEKPVTHNIGEARKLAETCRQNPKVMTQMGNQGLAAGGDQALAEYLAAGAIGKLLEVHSWHAWTGRFGGSMQRPPAQPVPAGLNWDLWLGPAPYRDYHAGLHPGTWHGWCDFGTGSIGGWSTHMLDAVFFALKLGAPRTVEVLEMDDASDDRFPARVIIRYDFPQRGDLPPATVIWYDGSYAKAKDPTKSQGAPPEQLNRPKLALELEKKYERRLGDAASLFVGEKGIIHVGSHGGAPRILPEEQHKATPVPPRTLPRPKGGIHGDFIRACKEGGEPPISNFPGFACPMMECIYVGHVAIRAGVGKKVEWDGEKLQCTNLPEVNRWVSREPRKGWEL; translated from the coding sequence ATGCAAGCTCGATTCTCTCGTCGCCAATGGCTCGGTCGCGTGGCCGGCGCCGCCGGCGCCTGCGCCGTCAGGCGCCTGACCATTCTCGCCGCCGATGCGCCCAACTCGAAGCTCGGCACCGCCCTCATCGGCTGCGGCGGGCGCGGCAGAGCGCACCTGCCCATCGCCGCCCAGGAACGTCTCGTCGCCCTCGTGGACGCCGATGAGAAGCAGGCGGCCAGCACGCTCAAGTGGATCGCCAGCTACGCCGAGAAGAACAAGCTCACCGACTTCAAGCCCGAGAGCGTGAAACTGTTCACCGACTACCGGCAGCTCTTCGACAAGATGGGCAGGGACCTCGACGCGGTGTTCATCGCCACGCCCGACCACCATCACGCCCTGCCCTGCACGCTGGCGGTGAAGGCGGGCGTGCACGTCTACTGCGAGAAGCCCGTCACCCACAACATCGGCGAGGCCAGGAAACTGGCCGAGACCTGCCGCCAGAACCCCAAGGTGATGACCCAGATGGGCAACCAGGGCCTCGCCGCCGGCGGCGACCAGGCCCTGGCCGAATACCTCGCGGCCGGCGCCATCGGCAAGCTCCTGGAGGTCCACTCCTGGCACGCCTGGACAGGGCGCTTCGGCGGCTCGATGCAGCGGCCCCCCGCGCAGCCCGTGCCCGCGGGGCTCAACTGGGACCTCTGGCTCGGCCCCGCCCCCTACCGCGACTACCACGCCGGCCTCCACCCCGGCACCTGGCACGGCTGGTGCGACTTCGGCACCGGCTCGATCGGCGGCTGGTCCACCCACATGCTCGACGCCGTCTTCTTCGCCCTCAAGCTCGGCGCGCCCAGGACGGTCGAGGTCCTCGAGATGGACGACGCGAGCGACGACCGCTTCCCCGCACGCGTCATCATCCGCTACGACTTCCCACAGCGGGGCGACCTCCCGCCCGCCACCGTCATCTGGTACGACGGCAGTTACGCGAAGGCCAAGGACCCAACGAAGAGCCAGGGCGCCCCGCCCGAGCAGCTCAACCGTCCGAAGCTCGCCCTGGAGCTGGAGAAGAAGTACGAACGGCGGCTGGGCGACGCCGCGTCGCTCTTCGTCGGCGAGAAGGGCATCATCCACGTCGGCTCCCACGGCGGCGCGCCCCGCATCCTGCCCGAGGAGCAGCACAAGGCCACGCCCGTGCCGCCGCGGACTCTGCCGCGCCCCAAGGGCGGCATCCACGGCGACTTCATCCGCGCCTGCAAGGAGGGCGGCGAGCCGCCCATCTCGAACTTCCCGGGCTTCGCCTGTCCGATGATGGAGTGCATCTACGTCGGCCACGTCGCCATCCGAGCGGGTGTCGGCAAGAAGGTCGAGTGGGACGGCGAGAAGCTCCAGTGCACCAACCTCCCCGAGGTCAACCGCTGGGTCAGCCGCGAGCCGAGAAAGGGATGGGAACTGTGA
- a CDS encoding VCBS repeat-containing protein, whose translation MKRLGLAVMVVGVASAFAGAALPSYKKLTITDKFYCEGAYYADFNKDGKLDVVSGPFWYEGPDFQKSHAVRPPKAFDPKGYSDNFLTYTGDFNGDGWPDIFYVPFPGAAGSWYENPQGKEGHWKAHLALKAVDNESPMWGDINKDGKPELIFNMDGFFGYATYDTAKPYEPWTFVPVTPKGNYGKFQHGIGFGDVNGDGRNDLLEQGGWWEQPADAKPGDPWKKHPFQFAAAAAQMFTYDIDGDGLNDVVTTWQCHQYGLVWYKQLKDDKGEITWKQNVILPVKPDLQSDALRISQLHGFDVADVNGDGVLDILTGKRFWAHGPTGDAEPDAPAVVYWFIVKRNPDKSVEFTPLKVDDNSGVGTQVAAADLNGDKVPDVIVGNKKGTFIFLSEPAK comes from the coding sequence ATGAAGAGACTGGGGCTTGCTGTGATGGTGGTTGGCGTGGCGAGCGCCTTCGCTGGCGCGGCGCTGCCGAGCTACAAGAAGCTCACGATCACCGACAAGTTCTACTGCGAGGGAGCCTACTACGCCGACTTCAACAAGGACGGCAAGCTCGACGTGGTGTCGGGGCCGTTCTGGTACGAGGGGCCGGACTTCCAGAAGTCCCACGCGGTGCGGCCGCCCAAGGCCTTCGACCCCAAGGGGTATTCGGACAACTTCCTTACCTACACGGGCGACTTCAACGGCGATGGTTGGCCCGACATCTTCTACGTGCCCTTCCCCGGCGCCGCGGGCTCCTGGTATGAGAACCCTCAGGGCAAGGAGGGTCACTGGAAGGCTCACCTGGCCCTCAAGGCCGTGGACAATGAGTCGCCGATGTGGGGTGACATCAACAAGGATGGCAAGCCCGAACTGATCTTCAACATGGACGGCTTCTTCGGCTATGCGACGTATGACACCGCGAAACCCTACGAGCCGTGGACGTTCGTGCCTGTGACGCCGAAGGGCAATTACGGCAAGTTCCAGCACGGCATCGGCTTCGGCGACGTGAACGGCGATGGGCGCAACGACCTGCTCGAGCAGGGCGGCTGGTGGGAGCAGCCGGCCGACGCCAAGCCCGGCGACCCCTGGAAGAAGCACCCCTTCCAGTTCGCCGCCGCCGCCGCCCAGATGTTCACCTACGACATTGACGGCGACGGCCTCAACGACGTGGTCACCACCTGGCAGTGCCATCAGTACGGCCTCGTGTGGTACAAGCAGCTCAAGGACGACAAGGGCGAGATCACCTGGAAGCAGAACGTCATCCTGCCCGTCAAGCCCGACCTCCAGTCCGACGCGCTGCGCATCAGCCAGCTACACGGCTTCGACGTGGCCGACGTGAACGGCGACGGCGTGCTGGACATCCTGACGGGCAAGCGCTTCTGGGCGCACGGCCCGACCGGCGACGCCGAACCTGACGCGCCTGCTGTGGTCTACTGGTTCATCGTGAAGCGCAATCCCGACAAGAGCGTGGAGTTCACGCCGCTGAAGGTGGACGACAACTCGGGCGTGGGCACCCAGGTGGCCGCGGCCGACCTCAACGGCGACAAGGTGCCCGACGTGATCGTGGGCAACAAGAAGGGCACCTTCATCTTCCTGAGCGAGCCGGCGAAGTAG
- a CDS encoding DUF2283 domain-containing protein, translating to MRLKVDRSADALYLRLDESPIVESEDVAPGVVPDFDGENHVVGVEILRLSERSPSVKPGELLIQTM from the coding sequence ATGAGGCTGAAGGTGGACAGGAGCGCCGACGCCCTCTATCTGCGGCTTGACGAGTCCCCTATCGTCGAATCCGAGGATGTAGCGCCGGGCGTTGTGCCGGATTTCGACGGCGAGAACCACGTTGTCGGTGTGGAAATCCTTCGGCTCTCTGAACGTTCGCCCAGCGTCAAGCCTGGCGAGCTCCTGATCCAGACGATGTGA
- a CDS encoding Gfo/Idh/MocA family oxidoreductase: MVGVAVIGAGNWGKNLVRNFAALPGAELRYVCDTNEKARLAMAQAYPKARAVTELAGPLHDPAVDAVVVAVDAPAHYAVAKAALEAGKHVYVEKPLTLAAAQAQELTDLAASRGRKLMVGHLLEYHPAVNYMKDLIARGTVGKTLYLYFQRVNLGIVRSTENAWWSLAPHDISVACYLFDATPASVSATGHAYLQEGIEDVVFANLKFADGRMAHIHVSWLDPHKIRKVTLVGSQKMVVFDDMDASEKIRIYDKGADVQRKSVESYIEAITLRTGDILIPQVPGGEPLQLECQHFIQCIVKDTKPRSDGADGVRVVRVLEAGSRSLAQGGEPARV; this comes from the coding sequence ATGGTCGGCGTGGCCGTGATCGGGGCGGGGAACTGGGGCAAGAACCTGGTGCGGAACTTCGCCGCGCTGCCAGGGGCCGAGCTGCGCTATGTGTGCGACACGAACGAGAAGGCCCGCCTGGCCATGGCTCAGGCCTATCCCAAGGCGCGGGCGGTGACGGAACTGGCCGGCCCGCTGCACGATCCCGCCGTGGACGCCGTGGTGGTGGCGGTGGACGCCCCTGCCCACTATGCCGTGGCCAAGGCCGCGCTGGAGGCGGGCAAACACGTGTACGTGGAGAAGCCGCTTACGCTCGCTGCCGCCCAGGCCCAGGAACTCACCGACTTGGCCGCCTCGAGGGGCCGCAAGCTTATGGTCGGCCATCTGCTCGAGTACCATCCCGCCGTGAACTACATGAAGGACCTGATCGCCCGCGGTACAGTGGGCAAGACGCTGTACCTCTACTTCCAGCGGGTGAATCTGGGGATCGTGCGGAGCACGGAGAATGCCTGGTGGTCGCTCGCGCCGCACGACATCTCGGTGGCCTGCTACCTCTTCGACGCCACGCCCGCCAGCGTGTCGGCCACGGGCCACGCCTACCTCCAGGAGGGGATCGAGGACGTGGTGTTCGCCAACCTGAAGTTCGCCGACGGGCGGATGGCGCACATCCACGTGTCGTGGCTCGACCCGCACAAGATTCGAAAGGTCACCCTCGTCGGCTCGCAGAAGATGGTGGTCTTCGACGACATGGACGCTTCGGAGAAGATCCGCATCTACGACAAGGGGGCCGACGTGCAGCGCAAGAGCGTGGAGAGCTACATCGAGGCGATCACGCTGCGCACGGGCGACATCCTGATCCCGCAGGTGCCCGGCGGCGAGCCGCTCCAGCTCGAGTGTCAGCACTTCATCCAGTGTATCGTGAAGGATACGAAGCCGCGCAGCGACGGGGCGGATGGGGTGCGCGTGGTCAGGGTGCTGGAGGCGGGGAGCAGGTCGTTGGCGCAGGGCGGCGAGCCGGCGAGGGTGTGA
- a CDS encoding Gfo/Idh/MocA family oxidoreductase — protein sequence MSEKVRVGFIGSGGIAGTHIKYLKLVKDVEVVALSDVSQAAMDARIREQQLQDVKTFTDYTQMLKMKGLDAVSVCTPNYLHYKPTLDALRAGKHVIVEKPMAMNAREAKAMCEAAKKAGKVLTIGFQQRFDPGARFVRRAVEEGKLGDIVYVRAQALRRRGIPSWGVFGRKDLQGGGPLIDIGVHIIEVSHYLMGKPKPVAASANCYTYLGNKKPEATAPWGDWDYKTYTVEDLAIGLVRFDNGATLVIEASFAAHMEDNDIFKTTLMGTKAGASWGGGPPRIFTDYCGKMVNIEPKVLEKEDGFAVKMRSWIESIHGAPNPAPGEDGLAVQQILDALYLSAEKGHEVAIK from the coding sequence ATGAGCGAGAAGGTGAGAGTCGGCTTCATTGGCTCGGGCGGCATCGCAGGCACCCACATCAAGTACCTCAAGCTGGTCAAGGACGTGGAGGTCGTCGCCCTGAGCGATGTGTCGCAGGCCGCGATGGACGCCCGCATCAGGGAGCAGCAGCTTCAGGATGTCAAGACCTTCACCGACTACACGCAGATGCTCAAGATGAAGGGCCTCGACGCAGTGAGCGTCTGTACGCCCAACTACCTGCACTACAAGCCGACCCTGGACGCCCTGCGCGCCGGCAAGCACGTGATTGTCGAGAAGCCCATGGCCATGAACGCTCGCGAGGCGAAGGCCATGTGCGAGGCGGCGAAGAAGGCGGGCAAGGTGCTCACGATTGGCTTCCAGCAGCGCTTCGACCCCGGAGCGCGGTTCGTGCGCCGGGCCGTCGAGGAGGGGAAGCTGGGTGATATCGTGTACGTGCGCGCCCAGGCGCTGCGCCGCCGCGGCATCCCGTCGTGGGGCGTCTTCGGCCGCAAGGACCTCCAGGGTGGCGGGCCGCTCATTGACATCGGCGTCCACATCATCGAGGTCAGCCACTACCTCATGGGCAAGCCCAAGCCCGTCGCCGCGAGCGCCAACTGCTACACCTACCTCGGCAACAAGAAGCCCGAGGCCACCGCCCCCTGGGGCGACTGGGACTACAAGACCTACACGGTCGAGGACCTGGCCATCGGCCTTGTGCGGTTCGACAACGGTGCCACGCTCGTCATCGAGGCCAGCTTCGCCGCACACATGGAAGACAACGACATCTTTAAGACCACGCTCATGGGCACCAAGGCGGGCGCGTCGTGGGGCGGCGGCCCGCCGCGCATCTTCACCGACTACTGCGGCAAGATGGTGAACATCGAGCCCAAGGTGCTGGAGAAGGAGGACGGCTTCGCCGTGAAGATGCGGAGCTGGATCGAGAGCATCCACGGTGCCCCGAACCCCGCCCCCGGCGAGGACGGCCTGGCCGTCCAGCAGATCCTCGACGCCCTCTATCTCAGCGCCGAAAAGGGCCACGAGGTGGCGATCAAGTAG
- a CDS encoding FHA domain-containing protein, whose translation MVRSLPVPEGPVLVGVAGFVQGEEYPLWRGATVVIGRSRSCDISLRRCKAWLALAPEQRDEERDFKTVSRKHVRLSYSDERCVEIEDLSSNGTYLDGLKITRVVVQDLQEQSHELLLGTRERLRLEWRSQG comes from the coding sequence GTGGTGAGGAGCCTGCCCGTGCCCGAGGGACCTGTGCTCGTCGGGGTCGCCGGATTCGTGCAGGGCGAGGAATACCCGCTGTGGCGCGGGGCCACCGTGGTGATCGGGCGCAGCCGCAGTTGCGACATCTCGCTGCGGCGCTGCAAGGCGTGGCTCGCCCTGGCCCCGGAGCAGCGCGACGAGGAGCGCGACTTCAAGACCGTGTCGCGCAAACACGTGCGCCTCAGCTACAGCGACGAGCGCTGTGTCGAGATCGAAGACCTCAGTTCGAACGGGACCTATCTGGACGGGCTCAAGATCACCCGTGTCGTGGTCCAGGACCTCCAGGAGCAGAGCCACGAGCTGCTGCTGGGCACCCGCGAACGGCTTCGCCTGGAGTGGAGATCGCAAGGGTAG
- the lysA gene encoding diaminopimelate decarboxylase, producing MSDTFTYRGGHLVCEERDAADIAREVGTPCYVYSRQAIEGNYLALAHAFAPAAPLICYSVKANSNLSILRLLRDLGAGFDIVSGGELYRAQAAGADPAKIVFAGVGKTRAEIRQALEAGVLMLNVESEPELAAINREAADRRVQARVALRLNPDIDPKTHRHITTGKKETKFGIDLESARNLVARVAEWPHVRLVGYHAHIGSQVTDPKPHAASLGKLIAFATDCVPANSAIEWVNIGGGFGIDYVPGQAPPPSAFAELLLPMLAAAPKRLKLIMEPGRFIVGNAGVLLTRVVYVKRNRDGRRFVICDAAMNDLIRPALYDAHHRVWPVESDQPFASDGFSPADIVGPVCESGDYFAKDRPLPEVAEGDLLAVFGAGAYGFAMSSNYNSRPRACEVVVDGRQIRVARRRETYEDLVRQETL from the coding sequence ATGAGCGACACGTTCACCTATCGGGGCGGACACCTGGTGTGCGAGGAGCGCGATGCTGCCGACATCGCGCGCGAGGTGGGCACCCCGTGCTACGTCTACAGCCGCCAGGCCATCGAGGGCAACTACCTTGCCCTCGCTCACGCCTTCGCCCCGGCCGCGCCCCTCATCTGCTACTCGGTGAAGGCCAACAGCAACCTCTCCATCCTGCGCCTCCTCCGAGACCTGGGCGCCGGCTTCGACATCGTCTCGGGCGGCGAACTCTACCGCGCCCAGGCCGCGGGAGCCGACCCCGCCAAGATCGTCTTCGCCGGCGTGGGCAAGACGCGCGCCGAAATCCGCCAGGCCCTCGAAGCCGGCGTGCTGATGCTCAACGTCGAGTCCGAGCCCGAGCTCGCCGCCATCAACCGCGAGGCGGCCGACCGCCGAGTGCAGGCACGCGTCGCGCTGCGTCTGAACCCCGATATTGACCCCAAGACTCACCGCCACATCACCACCGGCAAGAAGGAAACCAAGTTCGGCATTGACCTGGAGAGCGCTCGCAACCTCGTGGCCAGGGTGGCCGAATGGCCGCACGTGCGCCTCGTGGGCTATCACGCCCACATCGGCTCCCAGGTCACCGACCCCAAGCCCCACGCCGCCTCCCTGGGCAAGCTCATCGCCTTCGCGACTGATTGCGTGCCGGCCAACAGCGCCATCGAGTGGGTGAACATCGGCGGCGGGTTCGGCATTGACTATGTGCCCGGGCAGGCGCCGCCGCCCAGCGCGTTTGCCGAGTTGCTGCTGCCCATGCTCGCGGCGGCCCCCAAGCGGCTGAAGCTCATCATGGAGCCCGGCCGCTTCATCGTCGGCAACGCCGGCGTGCTCCTCACCCGCGTGGTCTACGTCAAGCGCAACCGCGATGGCCGCCGCTTCGTCATCTGCGACGCCGCGATGAACGACCTCATCCGCCCCGCCCTCTACGATGCCCACCACAGGGTCTGGCCCGTCGAGAGCGACCAGCCCTTTGCGAGCGACGGCTTCAGCCCCGCCGACATCGTTGGGCCGGTGTGCGAGAGCGGCGACTACTTCGCCAAGGACCGCCCGCTGCCCGAGGTCGCCGAGGGCGACCTGCTGGCTGTCTTCGGCGCGGGCGCCTACGGCTTCGCCATGAGCTCGAACTACAATAGCAGGCCCCGCGCCTGCGAGGTGGTGGTGGACGGACGCCAGATCCGCGTCGCGCGGCGACGCGAAACCTATGAGGACTTGGTTCGCCAGGAGACCCTGTGA